One Punica granatum isolate Tunisia-2019 chromosome 3, ASM765513v2, whole genome shotgun sequence genomic window carries:
- the LOC116200011 gene encoding rho GTPase-activating protein 7 isoform X2 translates to MSASLAAFERPRLGVSNTVFKSGPLFISSKGIGWKSWKKRWFILTRTSLVFFKNDPSALPQRGGEVNLTLGGIDLNNSGSVVVREDKKLLTVLFPDGRDGRAFTLKAETLEDLYEWKTALEHALAQAPSAALVMGHNGIFRNDPNEAMDGSFNQWREKRPVKSLVVGRPILLALEDIDGGPSFLEKALQFLEKYGIKVEGILRQSADVEEVDRRVQEYEQGKTEFEPQEDAHVIGDCVKHVLRELPSSPVPASCCTALLEAYKIDRKEARVYAMRSAIQETFPEPNRRLLQRLLKMMHTISANAHENRMTASAVAACMAPLLLRPLLAGECELDDDFDVNGDNSAQLLAAANAANNAQAIVTTLLEEYQNIFDDENLQRCSISADSQIENSGSEDSSEDDLDGKDNGYHDAENEVDPGTDEDPERIINGKLSETSGYNGGDLYDYKAFGSDDSDVEPTRNNQASAGNPNLLVDPQPSRDSAIEQQREQTKDIDNSSHEADVPIVLPVTEHLQSVGEILSSIRPGHTLPVSGLEGGVTRPSGKTSGSSISSKRSAFWGRNTTRKTPSVESVDSSGEEELAIQRLEITKNDLRQRIAKEARGNAILQASLERRKQALHERRLALEQDVSRLQEQLQAERDLRAALEAGLSMSSGQLSSSRGMDSKTRAELEEIALAEADVARLKQKVAELHHQLNQQRQHHYGSLSDASERYQQAQNHTPPQRLLQQDFDSTISFYSQERRQRSEETLLGDWRRQVLACGSSSRLPSGKQFLESTPPSDSRSTEASTSLSLDDLGAVDSGSLPSTSRPTEFWTKQTCGPVLRD, encoded by the exons ATGTCGGCTTCTTTAGCTGCCTTCGAGCGGCCGAGGCTCGGAGTCTCGAACACG GTGTTCAAGAGTGGCCCTCTTTTCATATCTTCAAAAG GAATAGGATGGAAGTCCTGGAAAAAGCGGTGGTTTATCCTCACACGCACTTCATTGGTGTTCTTTAAAAATGACCCT AGTGCACTTCCACAGAGAGGTGGAGAGGTGAATTTGACCTTGGGCGGCATTGACTTGAACAATTCAGGGAG TGTGGTTGTTAGAGAGGATAAAAAGCTTTTGACTGTTCTATTTCCTGATGGACGCGATGGCCGAGCCTTCACCCTTAAG GCGGAGACACTAGAAGATCtatatgaatggaaaactgccttgGAACATGCTCTTGCACAAGCACCGAGCGCTGCCCTCGTAATGGGTCATAATGGAATTTTCAGGAATGATCCCAACGAAGCAATGGATGGATCTTTTAATCAAT GGAGGGAGAAGCGACCAGTAAAATCCCTGGTGGTTGGGAGGCCAATTTTGCTTGCTTTGGAAGATATTGACGGAGGTCCATCTTTTCTTGAAAAAGCTCTTCAATTCCTGGAGAAGTATG GAATCAAAGTAGAAGGAATTCTGAGGCAGTCTGCAGATGTTGAGGAGGTAGATCGCAGAGTACAAGAATATGAGCAAG GCAAGACTGAGTTTGAACCTCAGGAGGATGCTCATGTTATTGGGGACTGTGTGAAG CATGTTCTCCGAGAGCTTCCATCATCTCCAGTTCCAGCATCCTGTTGCACTGCACTCCTAGAGGCTTATA AAATTGATCGAAAGGAAGCTCGTGTCTATGCGATGCGCTCTGCTATACAGGAGACATTCCCAGAACCAAACAGGCGTTTGTTGCAGAG ACTTCTGAAGATGATGCATACCATCTCTGCTAATGCCCATGAGAACCGCATGACTGCATCTGCGGTTGCTGCATGCATGGCACCTTTGCTTTTGCGTCCTTTATTAGCCGGTGAATGTGAATTAGATGATGACTTTGATGTAAATGGTGATAACTCAGCTCAGCTTCTTGCTGCTGCAAATGCGGCTAATAATGCACAAGCCATTGTTACAACCCTTTTGGAGGAAtaccaaaatatttttgat GATGAAAATCTTCAGAGATGCTCTATATCGGCCGACTCTCAGATTGAGAACAGCGGGAGTGAAGATTCATCTGAGGATGATTTGGATGGTAAAGACAATGGATACCACGATGCAGAGAATGAAGTTGATCCAGGAACTGATGAAGACCCAGAACGGATAATAAATGGAAAACTAAGTGAAACAAGTGGGTACAATGGAGGTGATTTATATGATTATAAG gcatttggttCTGATGATTCAGATGTTGAACCCACTAGAAATAATCAAGCCTCAGCTGGGAATCCGAACTTACTTGTTGATCCTCAGCCAAGTAGAGATTCAGCAATAGAGCAGCAGAGAGAACAGACTAAAGATATTGACAATTCGTCCCATGAAGCTGATGTCCCAATTGTCTTACCTGTTACTGAACATTTGCAATCTGTGGGAGAAATTTTATCGTCCATCAGGCCAGGGCATACTCTTCCTGTCTCAGGACTAGAAGGTGGGGTGACGAGGCCCAGTGGTAAAACTTCAGGTTCCAGTATCAGCTCCAAGCGGTCAGCGTTTTGGGGTAGAAATACT ACAAGAAAGACTCCATCAGTAGAATCAGTGGATTCTTCTGGAGAAGAAGA GCTTGCCATTCAGAGGCTTGAGATCACAAAGAATGACTTACGACAGAGGATTGCTAAGGAG GCTAGAGGAAATGCAATATTGCAAGCTAGCTTAGAGAGGAGAAAGCAAGCACTGCATGAGCGGCGCCTGGCCCTTGAACAAGAT GTCTCAAGATTGCAAGAGCAGCTGCAGGCGGAAAGAGATCTCAGAGCTGCACTAGAAGCTGGTCTGAGCATGTCATCTGGGCAGCTCTCTAGTTCACGAGGCATGGATTCTAAG ACAAGGGCGGAGCTCGAGGAGATTGCTCTTGCTGAAGCAGATGTGGCAAGGTTAAAGCAGAAAGTTGCAGAACTTCACCATCAACTAAATCAGCAAAGGCAGCATCATTATGGGTCCCTCTCTGATGCATCAGAACGCTATCAACAGGCACAAAATCATACTCCTCCACA GAGACTTCTTCAGCAAGATTTTGATTCCACCATTTCTTTCTATAGTCAGGAAAGGAGACAAAGAAGTGAG GAAACTTTGCTGGGGGATTGGAGGAGACAAGTATTAGCATGTGGGAGCAGCAGTAGGTTGCCTTCTGGGAAGCAATTTTTGGAATCAACACCCCCGAGCGACTCTAGAAGTACTGAGGCCTCCACAAGTTTATCCTTGGATGATCTAGGAGCTGTGGACTCGGGTTCTCTGCCCTCGACTTCAAGACCAACCGAG TTTTGGACCAAACAAACATGCGGTCCAGTTCTCCGAGATTGA
- the LOC116201857 gene encoding uncharacterized protein LOC116201857 translates to MNFEFLNNIPWFRAQPNNNAGSNFGSTTLVIEQPVRKSRFDIRLWGWSVLSVVPWAVRGRERIRAPTTINRRLKRKADSRGAVQRSTSTTPLRFRPYVSKVPWHTGVRGFLSQLFPRYGHYCGPNWSSGKNGGSPIWDQRPIDWLDYCCYCHDIGYDTHDQAKLLEADLAFLECLERPNFATKGDAHVAHIYKTMCITGLRNLLIPYRMQLLKLSSRQWPLIDFGWLSNVRWKGWSAQKT, encoded by the exons ATGAACTTCGAGTTCCTCAATAACATCCCGTGGTTTAGGGCCCAGCCAAACAACAATGCTGGGTCGAACTTTGGTTCAACCACGCTTGTCATTGAGCAGCCCGTTCGGAAGTCTCGGTTTGATATCAGACTGTGGGGATGGTCCGTCCTGTCTGTTGTTCCGTGGGCTGTTCGAGGCAGAGAGAGGATACGTGCACCGACCACTATAAATCGGCGGTTGAAGAGGAAAGCTGATTCTCGTGGGGCTGTTCAGAGAAGCACCAGTACCACCCCCCTGCGGTTCAGGCCGTATGTTTCTAAGGTTCCGTGGCACACTGGAGTGAGAGGTTTCCTCTCTCAGCTGTTCCCGCGGTATGGCCATTACTGTGGCCCCAATTGGTCGAGTGGGAAGAACGGTGGGTCTCCTATTTGGGACCAGAGGCCAATAGATTGGTTGGATTATTGCTGCTACTGCCATGATATTGGGTATGACACTCACGACCAGGCGAAGCTTTTAGAAGCGGATTTAGCATTTCTGGAGTGCTTAGAGAGGCCGAATTTTGCAACAAAGGGAGATGCCCATGTCGCCCATATTTACAAGACAATGTGTATTACAG GTCTCAGGAATCTTTTGATACCTTATCGGATGCAGCTGCTGAAATTAAGCTCCAGGCAATGGCCTCTGATCGATTTTGGGTGGCTTAGCAATGTGAGATGGAAGGGCTGGAGTGCTCAGAAAACGTGA
- the LOC116201879 gene encoding pentatricopeptide repeat-containing protein At1g62350, with amino-acid sequence MLRLSLGLLRRSTSRTQAIAEDWPWPCAFSLQQQSRSRSLPHAQVKGAATYITSSASSPSLSIWRRKKEMGKEGLIVAKELKRLQSNPVRLDRFIKSHVSRLLKSDLVSVVAEFQRQDQVFLCMKLYNVVRKEIWYRPDMFFYRDMLMMLARNKSVDEVMQVWEDLKREEVLFDQHTFGDIMRAFLDSELPSQAMEIYDEMRRSPEPPLSLPFRVILKGLIPYPELREKVKEDFLELFPGMIVYDPPEDLFEDHDPRKERDDDY; translated from the exons ATGCTGCGCCTCAGTCTTGGTCTTCTCCGGCGAAGCACTTCGCGAACCCAGGCCATAGCGGAGGATTGGCCATGGCCTTGCGCTTTCTCGCTTCAGCAGCAGAGCAGGAGCAGGAGCCTACCCCATGCGCAGGTAAAGGGGGCGGCGACCTACATAACGAGCTCGGCCTCGAGCCCTAGCCTGTCGAtatggaggaggaagaaggagatGGGGAAGGAAGGCCTTATCGTGGCCAAGGAGCTCAAGAGGCTGCAGTCGAACCCCGTCCGACTCGACCGGTTCATCAAGTCTCACGTTTCTCGGCTGCTCAAGTCGGACCTCGTCTCCGTTGTCGCCGAGTTCCAGAGGCAGGACCAGGTCTTCCTCTGCATGAAG TTGTACAATGTGGTGCGTAAAGAGATTTGGTATCGGCCCGACATGTTCTTCTACAGAGACATGCTCATGATGCTCGCGAGGAACAAAAGCGTGGATGAGGTTATGCAAGTCTGGGAGGATTTGAAGAGGGAGGAAGTCCTATTTGACCAACACACCTTTGGCGACATCATGAGAGCCTTCTTAGACAGCGAATTGCCCTCGCAAGCGATGGAAATATACGACGAGATGAGGAGATCTCCCGAGCCTCCGCTGTCTTTGCCTTTCCGGGTGATACTGAAAGGGCTCATCCCTTACCCGGAACTCAGAGAGAAGGTGAAGGAAGATTTCTTGGAGCTTTTCCCTGGGATGATTGTGTACGACCCTCCTGAGGACTTGTTTGAAGATCATGACCCAAGGAAGGAACGTGATGATGATTATTAG
- the LOC116200011 gene encoding rho GTPase-activating protein 7 isoform X1, producing the protein MSASLAAFERPRLGVSNTVFKSGPLFISSKGIGWKSWKKRWFILTRTSLVFFKNDPSALPQRGGEVNLTLGGIDLNNSGSVVVREDKKLLTVLFPDGRDGRAFTLKAETLEDLYEWKTALEHALAQAPSAALVMGHNGIFRNDPNEAMDGSFNQWREKRPVKSLVVGRPILLALEDIDGGPSFLEKALQFLEKYGIKVEGILRQSADVEEVDRRVQEYEQGKTEFEPQEDAHVIGDCVKHVLRELPSSPVPASCCTALLEAYKIDRKEARVYAMRSAIQETFPEPNRRLLQRLLKMMHTISANAHENRMTASAVAACMAPLLLRPLLAGECELDDDFDVNGDNSAQLLAAANAANNAQAIVTTLLEEYQNIFDDENLQRCSISADSQIENSGSEDSSEDDLDGKDNGYHDAENEVDPGTDEDPERIINGKLSETSGYNGGDLYDYKAFGSDDSDVEPTRNNQASAGNPNLLVDPQPSRDSAIEQQREQTKDIDNSSHEADVPIVLPVTEHLQSVGEILSSIRPGHTLPVSGLEGGVTRPSGKTSGSSISSKRSAFWGRNTTRKTPSVESVDSSGEEELAIQRLEITKNDLRQRIAKEARGNAILQASLERRKQALHERRLALEQDVSRLQEQLQAERDLRAALEAGLSMSSGQLSSSRGMDSKTRAELEEIALAEADVARLKQKVAELHHQLNQQRQHHYGSLSDASERYQQAQNHTPPQRLLQQDFDSTISFYSQERRQRSEETLLGDWRRQVLACGSSSRLPSGKQFLESTPPSDSRSTEASTSLSLDDLGAVDSGSLPSTSRPTEAMEYPRHPSAASSTLVELTTRLDFFKERRSQLMEQLHNLDLNYGTASSQDLPYRPSSPPWS; encoded by the exons ATGTCGGCTTCTTTAGCTGCCTTCGAGCGGCCGAGGCTCGGAGTCTCGAACACG GTGTTCAAGAGTGGCCCTCTTTTCATATCTTCAAAAG GAATAGGATGGAAGTCCTGGAAAAAGCGGTGGTTTATCCTCACACGCACTTCATTGGTGTTCTTTAAAAATGACCCT AGTGCACTTCCACAGAGAGGTGGAGAGGTGAATTTGACCTTGGGCGGCATTGACTTGAACAATTCAGGGAG TGTGGTTGTTAGAGAGGATAAAAAGCTTTTGACTGTTCTATTTCCTGATGGACGCGATGGCCGAGCCTTCACCCTTAAG GCGGAGACACTAGAAGATCtatatgaatggaaaactgccttgGAACATGCTCTTGCACAAGCACCGAGCGCTGCCCTCGTAATGGGTCATAATGGAATTTTCAGGAATGATCCCAACGAAGCAATGGATGGATCTTTTAATCAAT GGAGGGAGAAGCGACCAGTAAAATCCCTGGTGGTTGGGAGGCCAATTTTGCTTGCTTTGGAAGATATTGACGGAGGTCCATCTTTTCTTGAAAAAGCTCTTCAATTCCTGGAGAAGTATG GAATCAAAGTAGAAGGAATTCTGAGGCAGTCTGCAGATGTTGAGGAGGTAGATCGCAGAGTACAAGAATATGAGCAAG GCAAGACTGAGTTTGAACCTCAGGAGGATGCTCATGTTATTGGGGACTGTGTGAAG CATGTTCTCCGAGAGCTTCCATCATCTCCAGTTCCAGCATCCTGTTGCACTGCACTCCTAGAGGCTTATA AAATTGATCGAAAGGAAGCTCGTGTCTATGCGATGCGCTCTGCTATACAGGAGACATTCCCAGAACCAAACAGGCGTTTGTTGCAGAG ACTTCTGAAGATGATGCATACCATCTCTGCTAATGCCCATGAGAACCGCATGACTGCATCTGCGGTTGCTGCATGCATGGCACCTTTGCTTTTGCGTCCTTTATTAGCCGGTGAATGTGAATTAGATGATGACTTTGATGTAAATGGTGATAACTCAGCTCAGCTTCTTGCTGCTGCAAATGCGGCTAATAATGCACAAGCCATTGTTACAACCCTTTTGGAGGAAtaccaaaatatttttgat GATGAAAATCTTCAGAGATGCTCTATATCGGCCGACTCTCAGATTGAGAACAGCGGGAGTGAAGATTCATCTGAGGATGATTTGGATGGTAAAGACAATGGATACCACGATGCAGAGAATGAAGTTGATCCAGGAACTGATGAAGACCCAGAACGGATAATAAATGGAAAACTAAGTGAAACAAGTGGGTACAATGGAGGTGATTTATATGATTATAAG gcatttggttCTGATGATTCAGATGTTGAACCCACTAGAAATAATCAAGCCTCAGCTGGGAATCCGAACTTACTTGTTGATCCTCAGCCAAGTAGAGATTCAGCAATAGAGCAGCAGAGAGAACAGACTAAAGATATTGACAATTCGTCCCATGAAGCTGATGTCCCAATTGTCTTACCTGTTACTGAACATTTGCAATCTGTGGGAGAAATTTTATCGTCCATCAGGCCAGGGCATACTCTTCCTGTCTCAGGACTAGAAGGTGGGGTGACGAGGCCCAGTGGTAAAACTTCAGGTTCCAGTATCAGCTCCAAGCGGTCAGCGTTTTGGGGTAGAAATACT ACAAGAAAGACTCCATCAGTAGAATCAGTGGATTCTTCTGGAGAAGAAGA GCTTGCCATTCAGAGGCTTGAGATCACAAAGAATGACTTACGACAGAGGATTGCTAAGGAG GCTAGAGGAAATGCAATATTGCAAGCTAGCTTAGAGAGGAGAAAGCAAGCACTGCATGAGCGGCGCCTGGCCCTTGAACAAGAT GTCTCAAGATTGCAAGAGCAGCTGCAGGCGGAAAGAGATCTCAGAGCTGCACTAGAAGCTGGTCTGAGCATGTCATCTGGGCAGCTCTCTAGTTCACGAGGCATGGATTCTAAG ACAAGGGCGGAGCTCGAGGAGATTGCTCTTGCTGAAGCAGATGTGGCAAGGTTAAAGCAGAAAGTTGCAGAACTTCACCATCAACTAAATCAGCAAAGGCAGCATCATTATGGGTCCCTCTCTGATGCATCAGAACGCTATCAACAGGCACAAAATCATACTCCTCCACA GAGACTTCTTCAGCAAGATTTTGATTCCACCATTTCTTTCTATAGTCAGGAAAGGAGACAAAGAAGTGAG GAAACTTTGCTGGGGGATTGGAGGAGACAAGTATTAGCATGTGGGAGCAGCAGTAGGTTGCCTTCTGGGAAGCAATTTTTGGAATCAACACCCCCGAGCGACTCTAGAAGTACTGAGGCCTCCACAAGTTTATCCTTGGATGATCTAGGAGCTGTGGACTCGGGTTCTCTGCCCTCGACTTCAAGACCAACCGAG GCTATGGAGTACCCGAGACACCCATCTGCAGCATCGTCCACCTTAGTGGAACTGACGACCCGTCTCGACTTCTTCAAGGAGCGGAGATCGCAGCTCATGGAGCAACTCCACAACCTCGACTTAAATTATGGGACTGCCTCTTCACAGGACTTACCCTACAGACCGTCGTCTCCACCGTGGAGCTAA
- the LOC116199386 gene encoding protein SMG7, which translates to MIVQMDKMSAPPREIAQRLHEKNIELDSRRRKSAQARVPLDPNIWQQMRENYETIILEDHAFSEQHNIEHALWQLHYKKIEELRAHYSAAQASVQGGKGPARPDRIAKIRLQFKTFLSEATGFYHDLIMKIRAKYGLPLGYFSEESENRIVMEKDVKKSAEMKKGLISCHRCLIYLGDLARYKGLYGEANSKSREYTAASSYYLQAASLWPSIGNPHHQLAILASYSGDDFLTVYRYFRSLAVDNPCSTARDNLIVAFEKNRQSFAQLPGDIKAPVVRLTGRRQGREVKLASKENDAEAGSLKDKTSSTPDAFKSFCIRFVRLNGILFTRTSLETFAEVLSLVSLGLYELLSSGKEEELKFGANAREIALFFVRLVAILIFTVQNSKKENEGQTYVEIVQRAVLLQNAFSAAFEIVGLLLERCEQLQDPSSSYLLPGVLVFVEWLACCPDVASGSDADEKQAMCRSNFWAHFVSLTNKLLSTGSISVEDNEEETCFYNMSRYEEGENENRLALLEDFELRGFLPLLPAQTILDFSRKHSFGGDDQKERSSRVKRILAAGKALLGAVKIDQKSVHYDAREKKFVVGAEPPRRSEDFDLPDNSIMPPANSMMLESKPERAVNSGLLCPNSHSHMEFEEEDEVIVFRPTVAEKPADVHISSSLPSNGLEPGISLSGNHKPIYGTSVSGPPENVWQQAASDAFLAKAASIQNASPVPQHLQPVEVIPNWLLEEESSIANSFQDLRLMENGHGIKSEGQNIGNFHPAAVLDPTPQSAITNSMNMFYSQSKAPEPVLPTSRIGAVTSIGFIAENLAVKTSASPPPGLKKNPVSRPVRHVGPPPGFGPVPKQASGPITSLDVTSEDPINDDYSWLDGYQMPPPGKSIGLSNSIAFSSQANSQYVSGSTGLTGAVGFPFPGKQAPINQFQMARENGQQDYPSIDYVKLQQERHMLQANGMLTGNHEIAQPEQYQGSVWAGRYFV; encoded by the exons ATGATAGTACAGATGGATAAAATGTCTGCTCCACCACGGGAGATTGCACAACGCCTTCATGAAAAG AACATTGAGCTGGATAGCAGGCGAAGGAAGTCTGCCCAGGCACGAGTTCCGTTAGATCCCAATATCTGGCAGCAGATGCGTGAGAACTATGAAACTATAATTCTTGAGGATCATGCATTTTCGGAGCAACACAATATTGAGCATGCCTTGTGGCAGTTGCATTACAAGAAAATTGAGGAATTAAGAGCGCACTACAGTGCTGCTCAGGCTTCTGTTCAGGGTGGCAAGGGACCTGCAAGGCCAGATCGGATCGCAAAAATAAGATTGCAGTTTAAAACCTTTTTGTCTGAAGCAACTGGGttttaccatgatttgataatGAAAATCAGAGCAAAGTATGGTCTCCCACTTGGATATTTCTCTGAGGAGTCGGAGAACAGGATTGTCATGGAGAAAGATGTTAAGAAATCTGCTGAGATGAAGAAAGGCTTAATATCATGTCACCGCTGTTTGATATACTTGGGTGACCTTGCACGTTACAAAGGATTGTATGGAGAGGCTAACTCCAAATCTCGTGAGTATACTGCAGCTTCAAGTTACTATCTGCAGGCAGCATCTCTTTGGCCATCAATAGGAAATCCCCATCATCAG CTGGCAATTTTGGCTTCTTATTCCGGGGATGATTTTCTGACTGTGTACCGATATTTCCGGAGTCTGGCAGTGGACAACCCCTGTTCAACTGCAAGGGATAACTTGATCGTGGCATTTGAAAAG AATCGTCAGAGCTTTGCCCAACTGCCTGGTGATATTAAAGCTCCCGTAGTGCGCTTAACTGGTAGGAGACAAGGGCGGGAAGTCAAACTCGCATCTAAAGAAAATGATGCTGAAGCTGGTTCTTTAAAGGATAAGACATCCAGCACTCCTGATGCCTTCAAATCTTTCTGCATTCGGTTTGTTCGTCTGAATGGTATTCTGTTTACACGAACAAG CCTGGAGACATTTGCAGAGGTTCTCTCCTTGGTTAGTCTGGGTCTGTATGAGCTTCTTTCTTCTGGAAAAGAAGAGGAGTTGAAATTTGGAGCAAATGCTCGTgaaattgcacttttctttgTAAGGCTAGTTGCCATTCTCATATTCACTGTTCAGAActcgaaaaaggaaaatgaaggtCAGACCTATGTTGAAATTGTTCAACGGGCCGTCTTACTCCAGAATGCATTCTCTGCTGCTTTTGAGATTGTGGGCCTTCTGTTGGAGAGATGCGAGCAATTGCAAGATCCGTCGTCAAGTTACCTTTTACCAGGTGTGTTGGTCTTTGTGGAATGGTTGGCTTGCTGTCCGGATGTTGCATCTGGGAGTGATGCAGATGAAAAGCAAGCCATGTGCAGATCCAACTTCTGGGCccattttgtttcattaacAAATAAGCTCTTATCTACTGGTTCAATATCTGTCGAGGATAATGAAGAGGAGACCTGCTTTTACAACATGAGCAGATATGAAGAAGGAGAGAATGAGAATCGGCTTGCTTTGTTGGAAGATTTTGAGTTGAGAGGATTCCTGCCTCTTCTTCCTGCGCAAACTATCCTGGATTTTTCTAGGAAGCACTCTTTCGGGGGTGACGACCAAAAGGAGCGAAGTTCTCGAGTTAAAAGGATACTTGCAGCTGGGAAAGCTCTGCTTGGGGCAGTTAAAATCGACCAGaagtcagttcattatgatGCAAGGGAAAAGAAGTTCGTCGTGGGTGCTGAGCCTCCTCGGAGGTCTGAGGATTTTGATCTCCCTGACAATTCGATCATGCCACCTGCAAATTCGATGATGTTGGAAAGCAAACCGGAGAGAGCTGTAAATTCAGGACTTCTATGTCCAAATTCGCACTCGCATATGGAATttgaggaggaggatgaagTGATTGTTTTCAGGCCAACAGTTGCTGAAAAGCCAGCAGATGTTCATATTTCAAGCTCCTTGCCCTCTAATGGACTGGAACCTGGTATAAGTTTATCTGGCAATCATAAGCCAATCTATGGAACTTCTGTTTCGGGTCCCCCGGAGAATGTTTGGCAGCAGGCTGCTTCTGATGCTTTTCTAGCAAAAGCTGCATCTATTCAGAATGCAAGTCCTGTCCCCCAACACTTGCAACCTGTTGAAGTTATTCCTAATTGGTTATTGGAAGAAGAATCTTCTATTGCTAACAGCTTTCAAGATTTGAGGTTGATGGAGAATGGACATGGGATCAAGTCTGAGGGACAAAATATTGGCAACTTCCATCCTGCTGCAGTTTTGGACCCAACCCCACAATCTGCCATTACTAACAGTATGAACATGTTTTATAGTCAGTCAAAAGCTCCTGAACCTGTTTTGCCTACTTCCAGGATTGGTGCTGTTACGTCCATCGGATTTATTGCCGAGAATTTGGCCGTGAAGACATCTGCCTCTCCTCCGCCAGGGTTGAAAAAGAATCCTGTATCTCGGCCAGTTAGGCACGTGGGCCCGCCGCCTGGGTTTGGTCCTGTTCCTAAACAAGCTAGCGGACCCATTACTTCTTTAGACGTTACTTCTGAAGACCCAATAAATGATGATTATAGCTGGTTGGATGGGTATCAGATGCCGCCTCCTGGGAAGAGCATTGGGCTCAGCAACTCTATTGCATTTTCATCTCAAGCAAACTCTCAGTACGTCAGTGGCAGTACAGGCTTAACTGGGGCAGTTGGCTTCCCCTTTCCTGGGAAGCAAGCTCCAATTAATCAATTTCAGATGGCGAGAGAGAATGGCCAACAGGATTATCCAAGTATTGATTATGTTAAGCTGCAGCAGGAGCGACATATGTTGCAAGCAAATGGAATGCTTACCGGGAATCATGAGATTGCTCAGCCCGAGCAGTACCAAGGATCAGTCTGGGCAGGTCGATATTTCGTGTGA
- the LOC116201643 gene encoding uncharacterized protein LOC116201643, translated as MDSFTHHHQSGFCYDPKPSSSLGDETGDSEFSAVLEIHIHHARNIHNICIYDNQDVYAKFSLTNNPDETLSTSIIEGGGKNPDFDQRLSFKVNQPDSVLKCEMWMLSRARNYMEDQLLGFALVPLSEIAGKGKVTADYSLSSTDLFHSPAGTVRLGLSLDATSLPIDPLPVTSSITSEVVLLDRRISEVDLDPVEYSRIEFPDINVVAENQQMVSEYFTSNSGNNPNGIASFLHLGSCPINQHPLFEYEMTGNSSDNNSVSPEGSVQNSGFLSSTTTSLSDDRNSSDSIMKKGILVSQEPSTSPNPEPSQSSMPCCPDTPTSKKVNEGGKEKGPNNPNEGEGSNSKEGKSGPVNNNSFGQVFSANLEAEQSAMQQQIVGMYMTSMQQFTESLAKMKLPMDLDKLEREEKLELGQTKKDGSRVFYGSRAFF; from the coding sequence CACATCCACCACGCCAGGAACATCCACAACATCTGCATATACGACAACCAGGACGTGTACGCCAAGTTCTCTCTCACTAACAACCCCGACGAGACTCTGTCCACCTCGATCATTGAGGGAGGCGGGAAGAACCCGGACTTCGATCAGAGACTATCGTTCAAGGTCAACCAACCTGACTCAGTCCTGAAGTGCGAGATGTGGATGCTCAGCAGGGCTAGGAATTATATGGAAGATCAGCTCCTTGGGTTTGCATTAGTCCCCTTATCGGAGATTGCTGGAAAAGGGAAGGTTACAGCTGATTACAGTCTCTCTTCGACCGATTTGTTCCACTCTCCTGCAGGAACCGTCCGACTCGGCCTCTCGCTGGATGCCACATCCCTCCCGATCGATCCATTGCCGGTGACTTCTTCCATCACCTCAGAAGTTGTCCTGCTCGATAGGAGGATCTCAGAGGTTGATTTGGACCCGGTCGAGTATTCTAGGATCGAGTTCCCTGACATCAATGTGGTGGCAGAAAACCAGCAGATGGTTTCTGAATACTTCACTTCGAATTCCGGGAATAATCCTAATGGAATCGCCTCATTTCTCCATTTGGGCTCTTGTCCTATCAACCAGCATCCCCTGTTCGAGTATGAGATGACCGGAAATTCTTCAGACAACAACTCCGTTTCCCCTGAAGGGAGTGTCCAGAACTCTGGGTTCCTGAGCTCCACCACCACAAGCCTAAGCGACGACAGAAACTCATCCGATTCGATCATGAAGAAGGGTATTCTAGTAAGCCAGGAACCTTCAACTTCGCCAAACCCGGAACCAAGTCAGAGCTCTATGCCCTGCTGCCCCGACACCCCGACCTCGAAGAAGGTGAATGAAGGGGGAAAAGAGAAAGGGCCCAATAATCCCAACGAAGGAGAGGGAAGCAATTCCAAAGAAGGGAAGAGTGGTCCTGTTAATAACAACAGCTTCGGGCAGGTGTTTTCGGCAAATCTCGAAGCAGAGCAGTCTGCGATGCAGCAACAGATTGTGGGAATGTACATGACAAGCATGCAGCAGTTCACTGAGTCTCTTGCCAAGATGAAGCTCCCTATGGATCTGGATAAGCTCGAACGCGAAGAGAAATTGGAGCTCGGGCAGACGAAGAAGGACGGATCGAGAGTCTTCTATGGTAGCAGAGCATTCTTCTAA